A section of the Acaryochloris sp. CCMEE 5410 genome encodes:
- a CDS encoding IS3 family transposase yields MVRLMAQLGICAQVKRPFKVTTDSEHDGPIAPNILNRTFTTEEPDQAWVEDITYISTHEGWLYLAVIIDLFSRRVVGWSMAEHMRTPLVLNALKAALGQRIPAQTGLIFHSDRGCQYASGDYQQALIKKGITCSMSRRANCWDNAVAESFFGTLKTELIYPTTFTNRAIAKTTISEWIEVFYNRQRLHSTIGYCAPVQFEENYWRTLNQTLAA; encoded by the coding sequence GTGGTCCGGCTCATGGCACAGCTGGGGATTTGTGCCCAAGTGAAACGTCCATTCAAAGTCACCACTGATTCTGAGCATGATGGGCCGATTGCCCCGAATATCCTAAATAGGACGTTTACGACCGAGGAGCCTGACCAAGCTTGGGTTGAAGATATCACCTATATCTCGACCCATGAGGGATGGTTATACTTGGCCGTGATTATTGACTTGTTCTCTCGACGGGTGGTGGGTTGGTCCATGGCTGAGCATATGCGCACACCATTAGTTCTCAATGCCCTAAAGGCTGCCTTAGGACAACGGATACCCGCACAGACTGGATTAATCTTTCATTCTGACCGAGGCTGTCAATATGCCAGTGGGGACTATCAACAGGCTTTAATCAAGAAGGGAATAACTTGTAGTATGAGTCGTCGAGCCAATTGCTGGGATAATGCGGTGGCTGAAAGTTTTTTTGGGACCCTTAAAACTGAGTTAATTTATCCCACAACCTTCACTAATCGAGCGATAGCTAAGACGACTATTTCAGAATGGATTGAGGTGTTCTACAACCGACAACGACTGCATTCAACCATTGGATATTGCGCCCCTGTCCAATTTGAAGAAAATTACTGGAGGACACTCAATCAAACACTCGCAGCTTAA